A stretch of DNA from Acinetobacter sp. C26M:
ATTTTTCCGATTAATAATAAAAAACACTAAATTTGATAAAAGAAGCACTATGGCGGGTAGACCAAGAGAGTTTGATCGAGAAAAAGCCTTGGTCAAAGCACGAGATTTTTTCTGGCAGCATGGTTACGAAGGAACATCCATGTCAGATTTAGTTGAGGTTTTGGGTATTGCTTCAGCACGTATTTATAAAGCATTTGGTTCAAAAGAAGCGCTTTTCAGAGAGGCTGTTAAACATTACGAACAAAATGAAGGTGGCTTTGCAGTCAAAGCATTGCAGCAGCAAAATATCAAAGCAGTAATAACCCAATTATTTCAAGAAGCGATCAAGTTATACACTCAAACAAATCACGCGTAT
This window harbors:
- a CDS encoding TetR/AcrR family transcriptional regulator; translated protein: MAGRPREFDREKALVKARDFFWQHGYEGTSMSDLVEVLGIASARIYKAFGSKEALFREAVKHYEQNEGGFAVKALQQQNIKAVITQLFQEAIKLYTQTNHAYGCMVVSSASVLSEENQDLLVWMKQQRIQRVNGLIQRFEQAKRDGQLLEDADPEQLGQYYGLVLHGLSVQARDGYSEQILLSNISLALKNLDQYLVRA